Below is a window of Malania oleifera isolate guangnan ecotype guangnan chromosome 1, ASM2987363v1, whole genome shotgun sequence DNA.
ACATTGTGTTCTTTCTTCCCATTCCCAAAAGTGGTTCTTGTGCAAAAACATTTCTTCCCAAACACAGTCTCTTCCCTGCACAAGAGGCTAGCCTCCACCAGAGATGGCCTTGACCTCGTTCTGTTGTAAGCCTCAATCTTCAGGTCTCCCAGAAGCAGAGCCACCTCTTCGCTGTAAACCATGGCGATGTAGTAGTCGGAGCATGGTTCAGGGCTCGAGGAGGAGAACTTCGCAAGCCGAAAATCCCAGAAAACATCGATCCGTTTGTTGCCAAGTTCAATGGATTTGAGACCCTTCTTGCTCCAGAACTGCCAGGGCTTGAGTTCAATCCTGTAGGTGCTTTGGTTTTCCTGGGAAGCATTTTCCACTGTGATGCTGAGGCAATGGTTGATGATGTTCTTGCACCAAGTGACTATTATCTTGCAGGCTAGATGAGCCACTTGGGCTTGGTAGATGCAGTTGATTGAGCTCTGTGCTGATTTATTTGTTGCATTGCTGCACCCAATGGATTGTGGTGGTGATGGAGGATTGGAAATTTGTTCAGGTCCAAGGAGAGAACAAGACATTGTTTGAGTTTGGAGCCTTTGGATGGGATTAATGAGGCTGTGGTTTGCCAATTCACTGAAGAAATGTGCGTTTGATCAAATTCAATGATGAGTTTGATCTTATAGAATGGGCTGAGTTTGCGGAAGAGTGACATGACACAATGGATTTAAAGGAAGTAGAAATTTCAAGAATAGGCAGGGAGTTTGGGAAGTTTTGGAGGAACGGATGTGAAAGTTCTAAGGAGTAACTCCCAAACAGAAGCTACCGCATCAATGAAGCCTGTGGAACAATTCCAGTttcattattactatttttattttccattattgTATTCTTGTCCATCCAATATATGGCTTAAAAGAGATATTATTAGATTGGGTTGGCCAATTATGTAAGATTTTAAGTAGTTAACTCGATTCTGAGATTGCAGGTTGTTATGGGTTTGGCTGAAATAGACAATTACCGCTTGAAAAGCACGCATAATTTAAGGATGTGAGTGATTGTTGATGACATGCCATGACTAGACAAGTTCATTCAAAAGTTTCTTATGCCTAAATTTGACATTCTTTCATAATTACTCGCTGCATATGGAGAGATCGTTAGTTTTAGTTGTTTACCCACAGCAAATTTTAGACTATCAATCGAGCTGGTTGTGGAACATCTTAGGTGGAAACAAATGTGAAAGATGTGAGGTATAACGTCTAAACGAAAACTACCTTACTAATTATGAGGTGTATTCTATTAATTTCTTTCATTGTCTGTCCAATTCATCCTTATTCGGTAGCTAAAGAGACAGTTAAAAAGTACAAATATAATTGATTGTCTAAAATGCAATGTAATTAAGTAgtctaaatttttaatttgttataGTGAAACTAACATTCTTTTGCAACAATCGTGAGCTAGGTATTTAGAGATTTTTAAGAGTTGGCACtctattttgagttattttgtgaTTACAAGTGATTAGAGgacattttttttattgaaatgcaTAGATAGAATAACTACCATTGAAAAACCATTCATGATTCAAAAATGCAAttaattgtttaaatatgatATAATTGGACTACTAACCTAATAATTTTCATCCATATGAAGTTATTTTAGGTCCATATGATACAACCCTTGAGTGCAATGAACTATTTAAATTGTTCAAGTAcatcaaattttgaatttcctACCAAGGATATGAAACATTGACCAAATTATAGGTATTACTCTTTTTTTAAAGCTCATACTTAATATGGAGCTATAAATGTTGCAACGGATATGAAATATTACGTTTCAACAAAATATTCTTACTTTTAGACTCATTTAttcaaaatacccttataatttCATTGATCTAAAGCAATTGTCGACAACATTAAAAGCTAAATTCTTACAATTTGTGTTGTTATGCCCATCCAGTTTTCGCATTTAATGCTCTAATTATTaagtaataaatataaattatgtttaaaattttttatcaaGCAAGGGTTCAAATTCAATCTTCTAATAATAAAACTTGCTCTTGATTAGTTGCCATGACAATGTACTAATCCTCATTTTATAATGACCAATGCTGGAGTGGTTTTGTACCGTTTTGTTGAGTAACGAACCAATTTGATTCAGAAAATGAATGAACATCTGCGCAGAGCAGCTGATGGATGCATGGTACCTTGAAGGCTTTGCTGCAGTTGTCAATGGAAAAGGAAACCTAGGGTAAATTTTTCATCTGGTTGATTTATGACTGATTAGTTTAAGATCGAATTCCTTCGCGTTGAATCGTTGCATGGTAAAATAAAGGACTGGCTACTTTGCAGGATGATAAACAGTGATGAGGTTTTAGGACTAAGGAGAAAAACAGCACTGCAGCTAtaggagggaaaaaaaaaattctgggTCAACTAGCAGTGATCTGCTTTAAAAAACTTGGCACTCAAAACTGAATATGTATTTCATTTATGGATCAAGTGATTCCAAAAATACAAAGATATTTCAAAATTAGCATAAATAGATAGGAGATTATCACTTCCAATGAATTTGAAATATCTGAACCCATCAAAAGAAGTATGCAACTCAAGCTTAAATGATAATACCCTCACTGTACATGTACAAAATTTCCGGAAACCGTGAGACTTTACTGTAAATTCCTCAAGGTAAAATTGTAAATTTCCCACGAGGTGTAGATCGGCTCCTTCTAAATTCAGGTATGGAGGCATTGCTCCCTTCCTTCACTTGGCGAACAGAATGTGGGAGCTTGGGTTCGTGTTTGCCAACCAATAGGGGTTCTGCTGCCTGCCCTAGTCCTCTGTGGAGAACAAGAAAAGCCACTTTAATCCAAGTGAAAGTTACAGGTATATTCATTGCCAATAGCTTGTTTCACAAGTAAATTCAGGGACTTAAATTTTTTCAGTAATTTAGCACATCAATATCAAAGACTGAGAAATCTCACATACCTCAGTTCAAGATTTTGAGAGTTTTTCAAGTTGTTCTGTTGAAGGTTTTTCAACTTAGGACCATGCACTGGTAATACAACAGCTAGATGCTCATTTTCTGGCTCAGAATAATCACTCTTTCGAGCTTCTTCCATCTCCCCACGAGCATCCAACTCAGGAAGTAATGTCAACTCAGTGTCAGACTTCTGAATTCTAGCTGGCAGTTGTTGCTTGGCCTTTGTCCTACTACTTTCATACTTGCTTTTCCGAACACCACCCTGCCTTACATTGAGCGCCTGCTTAAACTGCTCCTCTTCATGCTCTGGATGAATCCTCCTCTGGTTGATTCTCTGGAGGCTGTAGAAAGGGTCAGGGATGTTATCCTGCTTTGCTGGTTCCTGTGAGCCCGTGTACCCTCTTAAAATCATATCAGTTGACGGTAATGCAGCAATAGATTTATTAGTAGGTACTCTAGCAGGAAATGGAAGTCTTGCAATTGGTTGGTTTTCAGTTGTCTCAGGCTTGACCCTGCTTTTAATATGACCACCTCTGTCAGTAGACACTGACCTCCTAGGCGGAGGGGATGGTGACCTTATATTTCCGTTGCTTACTTGTCTCTCTTCAGCTGGAAAAGAGATCTTCAGGATGGAATCTTTTTCCGTTAGTGCAGAGGGAAAACGTGACCTCCTTTGCTTACCCGAAGAACTGCTTCTAGCCTGCAATTCAAGTTCTCACCATCAGAGGAGAGATTAAGCAATAAGCAAGTATCAGACTCTTAACATGCATGAAATGTCAAGTCCAGATCACCATTTCTCCTTCTCATTGTGTGTGTGGGGGTGTGCAGGCACACATGGGTAATCCCTTCATTTCCTCACATGGGCCCAAAAGTGAACTGTGACTTCAAAATGCCACAGAACAATTTTGTCCGTGCGTGCGACCTCAAAGCACCACTTTCTATAAGAAACTTATTAGCCATAATAAACTTACCTCAGAGCCTTTAGGATCCTCAGGAACCCGCTGACATATTTCAGGCTTCAAGCCGGCACCATATCTTGGCATGCGATAAGGGGAAGCTGCTCTTGGTTTTTGAAATTCAGTGAAGCTTCGAAGAGTCACACCTTTCAGTTGCTCAAGTTCAGCTTCCTTCCTTTCCAATACTAACTTGATGTTTGAGATCTGAACAAGTAAAATTTATTCAATCAGCTCCTCTCACAATGGAAAGAAGTAAGAAAAAGTAGGAAGAATTTAACAAAGGACAGAAGGAGTGTCAAAGAATAAACCTCATCTTTCAGTTCCCGAATTTCACCAATTTCTTTATTAGATCGAGCAGCCCCAAGTTCTATGGAGCCAACCCTCTCAGCGAACTTGAGTGTGCTTACAGTCTCCCCAAAAGCATTGACTTCAGGGTTTATATGTACAAACATCAATGTTTTTGCTTGCCCAcctagaaataaaaatgaaaattataggaactataaaaaaataaaaaagaaataatgacactagaatatttataaaaaaaaactagCATTTGATCTAGTTCTTTTCTTATGGCCAAAAAATACCAGGAAGTAGCCATATGCAAACAGGGTTTCAAGAGGATATGAAGAAGTCAAAGTTGTGTTTATTGCTTATAGCTTTAATTTTCCTACTTGAATGATGGAACAACAAAACAGAGATCACTTAACAATACTACATGCACTGGATATGAAGGGGGAGCATATCTGTCTACCTGCTATGTTCGTGAAGACAAGAAAGATGGATCGTGTAACAAATTCTTCATGAAAAGCATAATCCCAACCAATTACCTAAAGAATCTTGCAGAACTTGTGTAAGCTTGCTATTTCTGTAAGGAATATGGGTACTTTTTTGTGCGAGAGCAGAAATAACATCTCCGAGTGCAGAGAGTGACCTATTTATATGTTGGGCTTCTTTTAGTCTCTCTCCAACAGCCTCAGATTTATCCACCCTCTCACTTCCAGCCAGATCCACTAGATGA
It encodes the following:
- the LOC131150169 gene encoding uncharacterized protein LOC131150169, with the protein product MSCSLLGPEQISNPPSPPQSIGCSNATNKSAQSSINCIYQAQVAHLACKIIVTWCKNIINHCLSITVENASQENQSTYRIELKPWQFWSKKGLKSIELGNKRIDVFWDFRLAKFSSSSPEPCSDYYIAMVYSEEVALLLGDLKIEAYNRTRSRPSLVEASLLCREETVFGKKCFCTRTTFGNGKKEHNVIIEYSLTEPGDSEMWISIEGIVMIRIMNLHWRFRGNETVLVDNRPVQIFWDVHNWVFRSAAVGHGLFIFKPGKLESASAADVSGSSGDRRKNGNTIGEVSVPGHRPTAMEFCHFLYAWKIE